A DNA window from Mya arenaria isolate MELC-2E11 chromosome 17, ASM2691426v1 contains the following coding sequences:
- the LOC128224462 gene encoding uncharacterized protein LOC128224462, with the protein MPLIKRKQALSIALFSLVTLLTITLSLGDAGQEDKDIVNQCDLDDGVANICMQCSMVPIQLDISLDTCCTDKHSFLFCDACLNDRQACEKLLSEIQEVREFTEDQSEPGEEYYYDEDVDDKDQSDVDDNDANKENINVFDEVDPQLDVSKRFGRLFVKSPKRFGRVFFGKRSWDDDSNEINYDKRYGRVFFGKNPKSYFGKRSEYSDSLPYDNFDKRFGRIFMGQKGHRHNYFGKRNFDNLALDNSVPEKRFGQIFMNRGKSLFGKRNNGDQNDLDMLDEEYEGNEQNEYPEKRYGRVYLGGGKFLLGKRGAPYPYNSIGYEHELSPLDGENNDLNMDKRFGRIYMNRMNLFQRRPSHKRYGRLFTG; encoded by the coding sequence ATGCCGCTCATCAAGAGGAAGCAAGCATTATCAATTGCATTGTTTTCACTGGTTACACTTCTGACAATCACCTTATCACTTGGCGATGCTGGACAAGAGGACAAGGACATAGTTAACCAATGTGACTTGGATGATGGTGTTGCAAACATTTGTATGCAGTGCTCAATGGTTCCAATTCAATTAGACATCTCATTGGACACCTGCTGTACCGACAAACACTCCTTTTTGTTCTGCGATGCATGTCTAAATGACAGACAAGCGTGCGAGAAACTTCTCAGCGAAATTCAAGAAGTAAGAGAATTCACTGAAGACCAGTCAGAACCAGGGGAAGAGTATTATTATGATGAAGACGTTGATGACAAAGATCAATCTGATGTCGATGATAACGAtgcaaacaaagaaaatattaatgtatttgatGAAGTTGATCCACAACTTGATGTTAGTAAGAGATTCGGACGGCTGTTTGTAAAAAGTCCTAAGCGTTTTGGAAGGGTCTTTTTTGGAAAAAGAAGTTGGGACGATGATTCTAATGAGATAAATTATGACAAAAGATACGGTCGAGTTTTCTTTGGTAAAAATCCAAAGTCTTATTTCGGCAAGAGGTCTGAATATTCAGATTCGCTACCTTACGACAACTTTGATAAAAGGTTCGGTAGGATTTTTATGGGACAAAAAGGTCATCGCCACAATTACTTTGGAAAGAGAAATTTTGATAACCTTGCACTGGACAACAGCGTTCCGGAGAAACGCTTCGGCCAGATATTCATGAACCGAGGTAAATCCTTATTTGGGAAGAGGAACAACGGAGACCAAAATGATTTAGATATGTTGGATGAAGAGTATGAAGGAAACGAGCAAAATGAGTATCCAGAAAAACGATATGGAAGAGTCTATCTCGGAGGTGGAAAGTTCTTGCTAGGGAAAAGAGGCGCACCGTATCCTTATAATTCAATTGGATATGAACATGAGTTATCACCTCTTGATGGCGAAAATAACGACTTGAACATGGACAAACGTTTTGGAAGGATTTATATGAACCGaatgaatttatttcaaagGAGGCCTTCGCACAAACGGTACGGTCGTCTTTTCACTGGTTAG